One Helicoverpa zea isolate HzStark_Cry1AcR chromosome 11, ilHelZeax1.1, whole genome shotgun sequence genomic window carries:
- the LOC124634563 gene encoding uncharacterized protein LOC124634563, whose product MTSQIAKDFAKQMMNSDFDQFMFETPVGLTSVSSDAFSKKSGDSHPEEPNSDSSIASGFSQYSNDVERWLRGSPTESTGVQNSRVIVVQRSTLAPSTSLAANGMWYFMAMALPLFSNTMQWRCTPSNVLNAAEQFFGHLSQYCEVARGQVRRLAQDHVARDLFATAMDIVLVVYAIGFLVLSLYQASIIG is encoded by the exons ATGACATCGCAAATAGCGAAAGATTtcgctaagcagatgatgaactCTGATTTCGACCAGTTCATGTTCGAGACTCCCGTCGGCCTGACCTCTGTGTCCTCGGATGCGTTCAGCAAGAAATCCGGAGATTCCCAC CCAGAAGAGCCTAACTCCGATTCGTCGATAGCAAGTGGGTTCAGCCAGTACAGCAACGACGTGGAGCGGTGGCTGAGAGGTTCCCCTACTGAGAGCACTGGTGTCCAGAACAGCAG AGTGATAGTAGTCCAGCGCTCGACCCTGGCGCCGTCGACGTCTCTGGCTGCGAATGGCATGTGGTACTTCATGGCCATGGCTCTGCCACTGTTTAGCAACACCATGCAATGGAGATGCACGCCTAG taacgTGCTGAACGCCGCAGAGCAATTCTTTGGCCATCTATCTCAATACTGCGAGGTGGCACGTGGTCAAGTTAGACGACTGGCCCAGGACCACGTGGCTAGGGATCTGTTTGCCACAGCCATGGACATTGTCCTAGTAGTCTACGCCATTGGGTTCCTCGTCCTATCTTTGTACCAGGCATCCATCATTGGGTGA